CGTGTCCACGGTTACGTACAATTAGTAAAGTCATAGTACGCAAAGCCTCTAATTTTGGGTTTTCTAGTGGCGTTTCATTACGTAATGCATCTGTAATGCTCTGGTCTACTTTCATCATATTAGCAATGGCCGTATGAGCAGGAACACAGTAATGACACTCATGCTCTACGTTAATGGTTTGCCATACTACGGTCAATTCATCTTTATCAAAAGAAGAATTTGTAAACAGTTTATGTATGGTTTGGTATGCCTCTAGTATTTCAGGAGCTCCTGCTAATACCCCGTGTAAACCAGGTATCATTCCGTTGGCTTTTAAAGACTGCTCTAATAATGCTTTGCTAGCTTCTGGTGCCGTTTCTAGGTTGTGTACTGTTAATGTTGTCATAATTTTTGTTGTTTACTTGTTGATAATTTTCTAAACGTTCGTTTAGAAATGGCTCAAAAAAAGAGCCTGTTTGTTGTTTTAAACTATCGTTTAGTTATTGGTTAAAAAAAAGTTTAAATGTTCTTAAATATTAATTCTATATAATCCTCTATTTCTTCTTTACTGTTTACTCTTGAAGCTGCTGCTAAACCATGCTTTGCTAATAGCAGAAAGTTTGCTTGTTTCGCGATTGTCTCTTCATCCTTTGATGGATCCATTCTTAATTTTTCTATGAATAAACCCTTTAAGTTTACCATAAATGAATCCATTTGTTCTTTTATAAGCTCATCTTCCTTTTCGACAAATTCATTATAGGTGTTTGTTAGTAAACATCCCTTTTGATAGCCATCATGGTCGGCAATGTTTACAGAGTCATAAAAGAATTCCTTTATACTGTCAATACCATTGGTAGCGTTTTGAAACTTATCAAAGATGCTTTTAACCTTATTCTTGTAGCTTTTAAGGCTTTCAAGAAAAACGCCATTTTTGCTTCCAAAACTTGAGTATATAGAAAACTTGTTAATGCCCATTGCCTTTTCCAGCATCTGCATCGACGTAGTTTCATAACCGTTTTGCCAGAATAAATTCATAGCTTTTTCGATTACTTCTTCTTCTATATATTCTTTTTTTCTTGCCATTGTTTTCTAATACATTGCAAAACTAACCAA
This sequence is a window from Arcticibacterium luteifluviistationis. Protein-coding genes within it:
- a CDS encoding carboxymuconolactone decarboxylase family protein — encoded protein: MTTLTVHNLETAPEASKALLEQSLKANGMIPGLHGVLAGAPEILEAYQTIHKLFTNSSFDKDELTVVWQTINVEHECHYCVPAHTAIANMMKVDQSITDALRNETPLENPKLEALRTMTLLIVRNRGHVTPEELQAFYAAGYEERQVLEIILGLSQKVISNYTNHIANTPVDAPFQPFAWSKENVAS
- a CDS encoding TetR/AcrR family transcriptional regulator encodes the protein MARKKEYIEEEVIEKAMNLFWQNGYETTSMQMLEKAMGINKFSIYSSFGSKNGVFLESLKSYKNKVKSIFDKFQNATNGIDSIKEFFYDSVNIADHDGYQKGCLLTNTYNEFVEKEDELIKEQMDSFMVNLKGLFIEKLRMDPSKDEETIAKQANFLLLAKHGLAAASRVNSKEEIEDYIELIFKNI